In one window of Lampris incognitus isolate fLamInc1 chromosome 3, fLamInc1.hap2, whole genome shotgun sequence DNA:
- the LOC130110058 gene encoding histone H2A-like: protein MSGRGKTGGKARAKAKTRSSRAGLQFPVGRVHRLLRKGNYAERVGAGAPVYLAAVLEYLTAEILELAGNAARDNKKTRIIPRHLQLAVRNDEELNKLLGGVTIAQGGVLPNIQAVLLPKKTDKPAKK from the coding sequence ATGAGCGGCAGAGGAAAGACCGGTGGAAAGGCGAGGGCCAAGGCCAAGACCCGATCCTCCCGTGCCGGGCTCCAGTTCCCCGTGGGCCGTGTTCACAGACTCCTCCGCAAGGGCAACTATGCCGAGCGTGTCGGTGCCGGAGCCCCGGTCTACCTGGCGGCTGTGTTGGAGTATCTGACCGCTGAGATTCTGGAGCTGGCTGGAAACGCGGCCCGGGACAACAAGAAGACCCGCATCATCCCCCGTCACCTGCAGCTGGCCGTCCGCAACGACGAGGAGCTCAACAAGCTGCTGGGCGGAGTGACCATCGCTCAGGGCGGCGTGCTGCCCAACATCCAGGCGGTCCTGCTGCCCAAGAAGACCGACAAGCCCGCCAAGAAGTAG
- the LOC130110080 gene encoding histone H2B 1/2-like, which produces MPEPAKSAPKKGSKKAVTKAAGKGGKKRRKTRKESYAIYVYKVLKQVHPDTGISSKAMGIMNSSVNDIFERIAGEASRLAHYNKRSTITSREIQTAVRLLLPGELAKHAVSEGTKAVTKYTSSK; this is translated from the coding sequence ATGCCTGAACCCGCCAAGTCAGCGCCCAAAAAGGGCTCCAAGAAAGCCGTGACCAAAGCCGCCGGCAAGGGAGGAAAGAAGCGAAGAAAGACCAGGAAGGAGAGCTACGCCATCTACGTGTACAAGGTCCTGAAGCAGGTGCACCCCGATACCGGCATCTCCTCCAAGGCCATGGGCATCATGAACTCTTCCGTTAACGACATCTTCGAGCGCATCGCCGGTGAGGCTTCTCGCCTGGCGCATTACAACAAGCGCTCCACCATCACCTCAAGGGAGATCCAGACCGCCGTCCGCCTGCTGCTCCCCGGGGAGCTGGCCAAGCACGCCGTGTCTGAGGGCACCAAGGCCGTCACCAAGTACACCAGCTCCAAGTAA